From one Malus sylvestris chromosome 1, drMalSylv7.2, whole genome shotgun sequence genomic stretch:
- the LOC126632928 gene encoding protein VASCULATURE COMPLEXITY AND CONNECTIVITY-like isoform X1, producing MERKVLLVCSAVGLLGLLSAATGFAAEGTRIKGSQVQFVSNTQCEYPRSPALGLGVTAAVALMLAHIIVNVSTGCICCKRSPHPTNSNWTVALFCFVFSWFTFVIAFLLLLTGAALNDRHGVESMYFGSYYCYVVKPGVFAGGALLSFACVALGIVYYVILNSAKNGDTSWGGSAPTQGTIAMGQQLQIPPQSTTTQEPVFVHEDTYMRRQFT from the exons ATGGAGAGAAAAGTTCTTCTGGTTTGCTCCGCTGTGGGACTCCTGGGGCTGCTATCTGCGGCTACAGGTTTCGCCGCCGAGGGCACGAGAATCAAG GGTTCTCAGGTTCAATTTGTCTCGAATACTCAATGCGAATACCCTCGGAGTCCGGCTCTTGGACTTGGTGTAACTGCTGCAGTGGCTCTTATGTTAGCTCACATAATTGTAAATGTTTCAACCGGGTGCATTTGTTGCAAAAGGAGCCCCCATCCTACCAACTCTAACTGGACGGTAGCTCTGTTCTGCTTTGTTTTTTCCTG GTTCACATTTGTTATAGCGTTTCTTCTGCTGCTCACTGGTGCCGCACTCAATGACCGACATGGTGTAGAAAGCATGTACTTTGGCAGCTACTACTGTTACGTTGTGAAACCGGGAGTGTTTGCCGGAGGTGCCCTTTTGTCATTTGCATGCGTGGCACTCGGAATTGTCTACTATGTAATCTTAAATTCAGCAAAGAACGGTGATACATCATGGGGCGGTTCTGCGCCAACTCAAGGGACAATAGCTATGGGGCAACAACTCCAGATCCCACCGCAGAGTACTACGACCCAAGAACCAGTATTTGTCCATGAAGATACGTATATGAGACGGCAATTCACATGA
- the LOC126632928 gene encoding uncharacterized protein LOC126632928 isoform X2 encodes MLAHIIVNVSTGCICCKRSPHPTNSNWTVALFCFVFSWFTFVIAFLLLLTGAALNDRHGVESMYFGSYYCYVVKPGVFAGGALLSFACVALGIVYYVILNSAKNGDTSWGGSAPTQGTIAMGQQLQIPPQSTTTQEPVFVHEDTYMRRQFT; translated from the exons ATGTTAGCTCACATAATTGTAAATGTTTCAACCGGGTGCATTTGTTGCAAAAGGAGCCCCCATCCTACCAACTCTAACTGGACGGTAGCTCTGTTCTGCTTTGTTTTTTCCTG GTTCACATTTGTTATAGCGTTTCTTCTGCTGCTCACTGGTGCCGCACTCAATGACCGACATGGTGTAGAAAGCATGTACTTTGGCAGCTACTACTGTTACGTTGTGAAACCGGGAGTGTTTGCCGGAGGTGCCCTTTTGTCATTTGCATGCGTGGCACTCGGAATTGTCTACTATGTAATCTTAAATTCAGCAAAGAACGGTGATACATCATGGGGCGGTTCTGCGCCAACTCAAGGGACAATAGCTATGGGGCAACAACTCCAGATCCCACCGCAGAGTACTACGACCCAAGAACCAGTATTTGTCCATGAAGATACGTATATGAGACGGCAATTCACATGA